The genomic window CTCCAACATAGGGCGTGGCCATCACATGCTCCGCATCAAATATGGATAAGGGAAACGATCACGGCCGCGAAGGGAAAACGCCCACTAACGCGATGCAATAGTTGATCGTGAGAAATGGCTGCATGTTTTCATGCGGCGCTCCGCCACCGGCCATGGCCAGTGTCTGCGGATTCAGCACCACCTGCGTACCCGGTGTGCCGTAGATCGCTTCATTTCCCGTATTGCCGTAGAGCGCACCCGCCGGATTCTTGAATACGCCCGTCGCTGTCGTTCCCACGGCAGGATGCGTATGCGAAGGCATCTGCTGCTGTTGCAGCGAAACGGTTTCAGCACCCGCGATCAAACCTAAGGGATACAACGTCCCATCCTGCGCTGTACCCATTCCTATCGGCACTCTGCTTTGCAAGTTAGGCAACCCGAATGTGCGGATTCCATCACCGCCGTATTGGGTTCCGATCAATGAAAACAGCGCAGCGTTCTGTTGGATCGGCAACAACTGCCCATTACACAGTGCCCAGCCTTTTGGCGGGAAACCGAATCCCGTAGGCATGATCTGCCCGATAAAAAAAACAGCCATCGTCCCTTCCCCCTGGATGGTGATAACGACGTCCCCGCTGTGGCGAGGGCCAGCCACTGTCCTCCAGGCATCTTCAACTTACAAGTGACAATTGACCTCGTCACGCAATCTTCACATGGCAAGTCATGTTGACCAACACTATCGAGTGCGCCGCTTTCCTGTTCCAATGGCGATAGGAGCACCGACAACGGGGACGGGGCATCCTTCGCTTTTTGCACCGCAAGAACGTGCATCAAGGCAAGTAGCGCCCTGAGGGACCGGACGAGTTGCTGCAATGGCACATCTTCCGGTGGTGAAGCAGGGAAGGGGGAATCGTTATGTCGCACCATATGCGTGGGCGTCTTTTGGCGTGCGCGGAATTATTCCGCCGCATCACGTTGCGCGTTACTGCAGACTGCCGCATACCTCGTGCGCGACGCGGTAACAAACTGACCCGGCTGCTTGTGCTGTTGCTGCTTGCAAGCAGCGCCATTGTTCCAGCGCTGGCGCGCGCGAACGAATGTCCAACCTTCAACGAAACGGTATCACCGCTGGGCAGCGTCACGTTCAACATCACGTGCTCTCCCACCGGAGCGGAAAGCGTCACCAACGGTCAATACGGTACCGTCACCTCTTCCGGCGAATCGGACACGTTGACCTACACCAACACGAAGACAAGCCCCACCAACACCGATCAATTCACCTTCGTCGACGACAAAAGCGAAACGATTACCGTCGATATCACCATCGGTACGCCGACCTATCCGCCAATCACGCTCAGTCCGTCACCTCCTCTGCCCAGCGGCTCGGTAGGTACTACGTACACAACTCAGACATTTACAGCCAGCGGTGGCAACGGTGGCCCCTATACGTACAACATCGTCAGCGGCAATCTGCCCAACGGCCTCAACTTCAGCGGCAACACGATATCTGGCACACCCACCGAGTCAGGGTCGTTCTCGATCGAGGTGACCGCATCGGATACCGCCGGGAATGTCTCCAACCCTGTTACCTACTCGTTATTGATTAACGGCGGCGTGCTTTCTGTTTCACCCAGTGCAGCACCCGCAGGCAATTTGTACGCGCTGTATTCACTCACGATGAGCACCACCGGTGGTACCCCACCCTATACGTATACCTATGGCAACACCGGTAGCCTGCCACCCGGCATAAGCTTCAATGCCGGTACGTTCAGTGGCACGCCATCGCAGACTGGCACCTTCACCTACGCCGTAAATGTTGCCGACAATGCCGGCAACAGCGAACGTGTCGATTACACCTTCGTCATCAATCCGCCGGACATCACGATATCGCCAACGACGCTGCCGGCCGGCACTCAATACACCGCATACAGCCAGGCATTGGGCGCAAGCGGAGGAGATCCCAGCGGCAGCTACACCTTCCAGCTGTCCAGCGGCACCTTGCCGACTGGCCTGACACTCAGCTCCGCCGGCGTGCTGAGCGGCACGACCAGCGCGAGCGGCACTTACACCTTCTACGTTGTCGCTACGGACAGCAGTCCCGGCCCTGCTGGCCCGTACAGCAGCAGCCCGCAGAAATATACGCTGACCATCAACGCAAACCTGCCGACGATTACCACCACATCACTGCCAAACGGTACCGTTGACGTCGGTTACAGCGAGCAGATCACCGCAAGCAATGGCGAGGCGCCCTATCAGTTCTCTGCTACGAGCTTGCCGGCTGGAATGCAGATCAGTGCTTCGGGCCTGATCACCGGCACGCCGACCGCCAGTGGCAACAACTTTTCGCCCACGGTGACAGTGACTGACCACGTCGGCAATACGGGAAGTCAGACGTTTGCGATGACCATTCTGGCACCGACGATCGCGATATCGCCGAGCAGCCTGACCAATCCCGCCCTGCATGTTGCCTACAGCCAGACCATCGCAGCCTCTGGCGGCACGTCGCCCTATACCTACGCACCGCTCAACGCTGCCGCGCTGCCGCCGGGCTTGACCCTTTCAAGCGGCGGCGTGCTCAGCGGCACACCAACGACGAACGGCAGTTATACGTTCAGCGTGACCGCCACGGACTCCACCACCGGACAAGGGCCGTATTCGAAAACCGCCAATTACACGGTAACGGTCAGCGCGCCGGATATCGTGGTATCACCGAGCAGCCTGTCGAATCCGCAAGTCGGCGTGCCCTATAGCGTGACATTCGGCGCGAGCGGGGGAAGCGGCTCCTATACCTATGCCGCCAGCGGTACGCTGCCGCCGGGTTTGACGCTGAATGCTGGCGTCCTGTCCGGCACAGCCACAGCGGGTGGGAGCTACAACTTTACGATCACGGCCACCGACAGCAATACCAACACTGGCAGTGCGTCTTATCCGGTGACGGTGAGTAATGCGTCGATCACGCTGAGTCCGTCCACGCTCAATGCTATGACGGCCGGAGCAGCTTTTTCGCAGACGCTCAGCGCCAGCGGTGGCACGCCGAATTATCAATACAGCGTATTGACCGGCACACTGCCGGCCGGCTTGAGTTTGAACAGCAACACCGGTGCTATCTCTGGCACGCCTACGGTCGAAGGTCCGTACAACTTCACGATACAAGCCAGAGACAGCAGCACCGGCAGCGGGCCTTATACGGGATCACTGCTATACAGCGGAAACATCGCAGCACCCAACATCGTCATCTCGCCATCTGGCAATACGCTCAACGCCAACTATGCACAAGCCTATTCCCAGACGTTTGCCGCCAGCGGAGGCACCGCGCCGTACACCTATTCGATGAGCGGCGTGAGCATTCCAGGCCTTTCCTGGAACGCTGCGACTGCAACACTGTCCGGCACACCGACGCAACCTGGCAATTATTCGATCACCATCACCGCCACGGATCACACCGGCGGAACTGGTCCCACCAGCTTCAGCCAGAGCTACACGTTGACGGTGGGCACGGCATCGATTTCGATCGCACCCTTGTCGTTGTCCAATGGCAGTGTCGGAACGGCTTATCCCAGCACGACGCTTTCGGCGAGCGGAGGCATTGCGCCTTATACGTATGCGCTCGCGGCGGGAAGCAGCATGCCGCCCGGCCTCACCCTCAGCTCATCGGGTACGATCAGCGGCACACCGACGTCCGCCAATAGTTTCACGTTCAGTGTGGTCGCCACCGATCACGATGGCGCGACCGGAACCCAGACGTACAGCAACGTATTAATCGGTGCGGCAACGATCACACTGACACCCAGTTCGCCCGCACTGCCTGTCGCCATCGCCGAAACGGCTTACAGTGGACCCTTCAGTTCATCAGGCGGCACGGCACCGTATCACTACGCCATCACCGCGGGTGCGCTTCCCCCCGGCCTCACTCTGAGCAGTACAGGTGTGTTGAGCGGAACGCCAACCGCGTCGGGTAACTACAGTGTGACGATACGCAGCACCGACAGCAGCACGGGCACCGGCGCGCCATTCTTCACCAGCATCGCCTACACGCTCACCGTCAACGCGCCGAGCATCACGATCAGTCCGAGCACGCTAGCTGGCGCCCAGGTTGCCGCCGCGTACAGTCAGCAACTCACCGCCAGCGGCGGCGATGGTAGTTACACCTTCAATGTCAGTGCGGGCTCGCTGCCGACCGGTCTGAGCCTGAGCACGTCGGGCCTGCTTTCCGGTACCGCCACTGCTGCAGGCAACTACAGTTTTACCGTCACCGCGAAAGACAGCCTGAACTTCACCGGATCGCAGGCTTACACGATCAACACGCTGCAGCCCAAACCGGTGACCGTCAATGACACGGCCAGCACGCCAGCCAACCAGGCGGTGACGATCAATGTCACCTCGGTCGATACCGGGCCGATCACCAGCATCGCCCTGGGTACGCCGCCGACGCATGGCACTGCCGTGGTGAATGGACTGGCCATTGTCTACACGCCGACGCATGACTTCTACGGCACGGATACGCTCACCTATACCGCGACCGGCCCGGGTGGCACCTCTGCTGCGGCCACCGTGACGATAACGGTGGCACCGCTTGCCGTGCCGACCGTGATTGCGCAAAACGTTACGGTGCTGGCGGGCAATAACATCAGCATCAATCCGACGACGGGCGCGACCGGCGGGCCGTTCACCGCGGTCAACATCGTCAAGGCGCCTTCGTCCGGCACAGCCACCGTATCGGGCAGCACGATCAACTACAGCACTGAGGTGAGTGCATCGGGCCAGGTCGCTTTCACGTATACGCTGAGCAATGCGTTCGGCGCCTCGCAACCGGCAACGGTAACGGTGACGGTCAATCCGCGTCCGATGATCGCACCGCAAAACATTTCTTCCATTGCCGGCCGATCGGCGCAAGTGAATCTCACGCAGGGTGCCAACGGTGGCCCGTTCACCGCAGCGACGCTGGTATCGCTGTCGCCGAGTTCCGCCGGCAATGCGCGAATTGTGCCGATATCGGGTGGTTATCAGCTCGACTTCACTTCATCGCCCACCTTCAGTGGCGCCGCGGTCGTGACCTATACGTTGAGCAACATGTACGCGACATCGGCGCCCGGCACCGTGACCATTACGGTGGCTGCGCGGCCCGACCCCTCGAAAGATCCCGAGGTGCTCGGCGTGCTCAACGCGCAAGCCGACGCGGCACGTGAATTTGCACAAGGCCAGATCGGAAACTTCCAGCAGCGCCTGGAAAGCCTGCACGGCGGTGGCGGCGATGCAAGCGGAGGCTTCCAGAACAACCTGACCTTCATGTCGGGCGACAGCAATAATGCCGCCCTCTCTCCGCAATGGCTCAACAACAATTCGCAGAACACGCCCGGCAATCTCAATCGCCGCTATATGGTCGATCCGCAAACACCAGCCAATCCGACCACAACCTCGTCATCGACACTGCCCGATGGCTATGTGCTGTGGTCCGGTGGCGCGGTGAATTTTGGCTCGCGGGATACGACGGCGACGGCGAACGGCTTCGACTTCACGACCGCCGGCGTCAGCATCGGCCTGGATCGACGCTTCTCGTCCTCGTTTGCGACTGGCGTCGGCATCGGTTACGGCCATGACGATACCGATATCGGCCACAACGGCAGCGACGATACCGCAGACAGCTACAACGTCGCGTGGTATGCGAGCTTCAGCCCGAGTCCATCGACCTTCATCGACGGATTGATCGGCTATCAATGGCTGTCCTTTGATTCACGCCGTTATGTCACGGCCGATAGCAATACGGTGAATGGCAACCGCGATGGCCACCAGACGTTCGCCTCCGTGTCTGCGGGCTATGAATATCGCAGCGACACATGGCTGATTTCACCGTATGGCCGCCTTGATGTCGCATCCGCACGACTCGATCAATATACCGAGCAAGGTGATGCGATCTACGCCTTGAGCTACGGCAACGAACTGGTGAAGACCACCACGGCCAGCCTCGGTCTGCGTATGAACTACGTCATCAAGGAAGACTACGGCAGCGTGATGCCGCAGCTGCGGATCGAATACGGGCACGATTTCCAGGGCTCCAGCCAAGCCACGATGACTTATGCCGACCTGCTGGCAGGCCCGATCTATCGGGCGCAGGTGGATCAGCTTACGCAGAATCATTTCATGATCGGCATCGGCCTTAACTGGGAGCTGGCTCGTCAGTTGACCTTGCGATTGGAGTACGAGAATGAAATCAATGCCGGCGACCAGAACGATCAGTCGGTGTTGTTCAATGTGCAGAAGAAGTTCTAGGCCAACTACGTGGCGTAGAAATGCCTGTCGTCCCGGTGCAGGCCGGGACGATGCCTATGCGTTGTTGCGTTTGCGGACAAACCTGAGCCACTGCGAAGCAGGTCTTAGCGGCGCCTAAACATCAAGGCATCAATCGCTCGGACCCGTGCAAGCAGCGTAACGCTTGCCCTCGACCTGCAGGACATCGTGTTCATTCAACACGACATTTCCGGTGTAGTGCTGCGGTGAATCGAGCGTGATGCGACCGTGGCCTGTCTGCGCGCCACAACTGATATTCCACGCCAGCGCGGTACTGGTGCGATGCTCGCTGCTGCGCTGACAGCTGGCATCTGGCGCCATCACGTCCACGAAGGTTTGCCACGGATCGCCACCGTCATAGAGGCATTTCCACTTCACCAGCCCTTCCCCGATGTGACCATCCTTCACGGTGTGCAGGGTGATCTTCCACAGACCGGGCATGCTCTGAAAATCGCCCGGATCGGCGTGTGCACCGGGGCTGATCGTGCTGGAAGCACCAAGCAGCAACAGGGCGGCGACGGGATTGGACCAGCGGCTGAAGTGACTGACGGATCGCGCAAACAAGCTCATCGTAGGGTTTTCCAGTTCAGCAGTAACAGAAAAACATACCCCGCCCGCACGCGGCGGGCGGGGTATGTGCAGCAGGATACTCAGTTCTGTGTTGCGGCAACGCTACCGTTGTTAGCTTCCCAACCACGACGGAAGTCGAACATATCCATCAGGTCACCGATGGCCGGCGCATTGACCGGTACATACGGATTGTTGGGGAATTGAATCGGGTTAGGCAGGTTGTCGCGGCTGCGGCCCGAGATCGTCTGGTTGATGCCCCAGTTGGCTTCGACGAATTTGTCGAACGACACATGGTCGAAGTAGGTGTGCACGACGCGGCCACCGGTGGAGTACTTGGAAACCACGAGCAGCGGGATGCGTGTGCCGTCGCCGAAGAAGTCGATCGGCTGCACGTAACCGGAATCGTAGTAACCACCACCTTCATCGAAGGTGATCATGATGGCGGTGTTGTTCCACAAGGTCGGGTTGGCTTGCACCATCTGCACGATCTTCTGCACATAGCCTTCATACAGTTCCAGCTTCGACGAAGCGGGGTGACCGTCCAGCAGTCCGTCCGGTTTGGCGATGGCTACCGCCGGCAGAGTGCCGTTCTGGATGTCGCTGTAGAGGTTGTTGATGTCCTGGTTGTTCGCACGCAGGGTCGGGTTGGTCATGACCTGCGTGGAGTACAGGAACGGGTCGCAAATGTTGCAGAACGTGCCAGCTTCACCGGATTCCGTGCCGCTTGCCCAACCTTCGCCGTAGTACTTCCAGCTGACGTGATGGCGCGTCAGCAACAGCGCTAGGTTCTGCTGTTTGGTCGGTGGAACAGTGTATTGATCCGCACCCAGCGGAGCTGCTTCACCGGTACCCAGATAGCCCGGGTTGTAGTTGTTGACCAGGTAGTAAGCGCCCGGCTTGCAGTCGGTGCCGCGGAAGGTGTGATACGGCAGGGTCTTCAGGTAGCTGCGCACTGCGCCGACGCCCGGCTGGGTGTCGTCTGCGCAATTCACATAAGAACCACCGCTGTAGCCATCCTGCACCCACCAGTTGTTGGTGCCGCTCTGCGAGTTCGGGTTTTCGATTTGGTTGGTCGGCGGTACGGCCGGATTACCGTTTGCATCGGCGTAATAGATGGCGTCACCGAAGCCCAGCATGATGTGGTTGGCACCCGTACCGCCCATCACTGACTGGTGGAAGTTATCGCTCAACGCATACTGCTCGGCCAGCTGCTTCAAGTACGGCGCATCGCCCTGGGCCATGTTGAGGAACTGCATCGAGGTGGAACCTTCACCCGTGCTTTCATCCGTGAAGCCAGCCGGCTGGGTCACACCGTTGTTACCGGCGCCCATGGTGACTTCCACCCAGGGGAACAGGTCAGCGCGGCAACCGCTGGGATTCTTCGCGGTGGCATTGGCGACGCTGCAATCGAGCTGCTGCCACATCTGGAAGAAGCGATGCACCGGGCTGTTGGCGTAGTCGTTGTAGCTGATCGACGCATGCATGCTGACCGGCGCGTTCGCCAGCGTGGCCGGGAAGCGCGTATCGACCACGTCATTCGGCAATCCGGTGCCGCCTTCGGCGAGTTCAACGTAGTCAGCGCTCGGCAGCGCCGGCTCGATCGCCTCGGCTTGCGCGGCGGAAGCGAGATAGGGCTGGGTCGGTGCGCTGCCGGTATTCATCTGCGGCAGGTTGCTGTAGGCGCTGGTGTGCGTGGGCGAATTCGAATAGTTACCAGCCTGGTTGGCTTGCCACTGCTCGGCCTTGGCCACATTCGGGCCAGGCGTGCCGTCGGCATTGACGATGCCTTCGGAGAGCAGATTCTCCACCTTCTGTCCGGCCGGTGGCGTGTAGGTAGCGAACACGTGATCGAAGGTGCGGTTTTCACCGATCAGCAAAATGACATGCTTGATCGGCGTGCGCGTGCGATTGCTGGCGTCCTGGCCGTTGTTCGGGTTGTAGAGCGTCACGATGCCGCCCGGCTGGCCATTGGTGGCTGCCGAGGCGTTAGGTGCGCTGGTGAGGCGCGCGTCGTTATCGAGCTGCTGGTTGGTTTGCGCATTGGCGATACCGACAATGCCGGTCGCGAGCGCGCACAACATGAAAGGTTTCAACCGGGTACGGCCAAACTTCGTAGGCATGACTGGTGTCTCCTGCTGGCGTTCTGCGAAAGCCCGCAATCGAAGTAATCCCCCTGATTACAGTTCGCGCGCGTGAGCCCCTCACGAACCGCAGAAAAGTCTGCGCCGCTTAGATGACGTAACGTTGGCAGGTCCACGACACTTGATCGGTGCCTCATGACAATGGCGCGACAAATGTGACATCGCACACTTCATTTTGACGCAACGTTCACGAATGCGCCGGCAAGACCTCGTACGGCCGCATCATTTCGTTGTCTTCGTGCTCAAGGAAATGGCAATGCCACACGTAGCGGCCGGGTTCGCCTTCAAAGCGCATGGCGATGCGCGTGACCATGCCCGGATCAGCACGCACCGTATCCTTCCAGCCCATTTCATGCGGTTCTGGTGACTGCGCAGGTCCGGTGAAAATCAGCTCGCGACGCGCATTCCATGCGAACAAGTCGAACGGTCGGCGATCCAGCAACTGGAAACGCACCAGATGCAGGTGGATCGGATGCGCGTCGCCGGTGAGATTGACGAAGCTCCAGGTTTCAGTGCTGTTCTGGCGGGGATTTTCGCTGATCGGATCGGACCAGCGCTTGCCATCGAGCAACATCTGCATCGCGTTGCCGTTGGCATCATCGATTTCGTTCAGCGTCATTACGCGGTGGCGCACGGCGCTGGCCGGATCGATGCGCGGCACGTCACGCAGCGCAGCAGGCAATACCGACGTATCACGCTGACTGCTACTGCGCACACGAAATTCCAGAATGCCTTGCGACTGGTGGCGCAGCTGAACCGTCTTGCCGGCCAAGCTCGAAAAATCGACAACCACATCGGCGCGTTCCGCGGGATACAGCTCGATACGCGCACGCTCAAGCGGTTTGCTCAACAATCCCTGATCGCTGGCGATCTGCATGAATGCCTGATCGTGCGACAGCGTGAGATCAAAGAAACTGGTGTTGGCCACGTTGATGAGACGCAAACGGTAACGTTGCGGCTCCACCTCGAAATACGGAAAGATCTTGCCGTTGCACAGCGGTATATTGCCGTTGCACTGCAT from Dyella caseinilytica includes these protein-coding regions:
- a CDS encoding phage tail protein, translated to MAVFFIGQIMPTGFGFPPKGWALCNGQLLPIQQNAALFSLIGTQYGGDGIRTFGLPNLQSRVPIGMGTAQDGTLYPLGLIAGAETVSLQQQQMPSHTHPAVGTTATGVFKNPAGALYGNTGNEAIYGTPGTQVVLNPQTLAMAGGGAPHENMQPFLTINYCIALVGVFPSRP
- a CDS encoding putative Ig domain-containing protein, with the protein product MSHHMRGRLLACAELFRRITLRVTADCRIPRARRGNKLTRLLVLLLLASSAIVPALARANECPTFNETVSPLGSVTFNITCSPTGAESVTNGQYGTVTSSGESDTLTYTNTKTSPTNTDQFTFVDDKSETITVDITIGTPTYPPITLSPSPPLPSGSVGTTYTTQTFTASGGNGGPYTYNIVSGNLPNGLNFSGNTISGTPTESGSFSIEVTASDTAGNVSNPVTYSLLINGGVLSVSPSAAPAGNLYALYSLTMSTTGGTPPYTYTYGNTGSLPPGISFNAGTFSGTPSQTGTFTYAVNVADNAGNSERVDYTFVINPPDITISPTTLPAGTQYTAYSQALGASGGDPSGSYTFQLSSGTLPTGLTLSSAGVLSGTTSASGTYTFYVVATDSSPGPAGPYSSSPQKYTLTINANLPTITTTSLPNGTVDVGYSEQITASNGEAPYQFSATSLPAGMQISASGLITGTPTASGNNFSPTVTVTDHVGNTGSQTFAMTILAPTIAISPSSLTNPALHVAYSQTIAASGGTSPYTYAPLNAAALPPGLTLSSGGVLSGTPTTNGSYTFSVTATDSTTGQGPYSKTANYTVTVSAPDIVVSPSSLSNPQVGVPYSVTFGASGGSGSYTYAASGTLPPGLTLNAGVLSGTATAGGSYNFTITATDSNTNTGSASYPVTVSNASITLSPSTLNAMTAGAAFSQTLSASGGTPNYQYSVLTGTLPAGLSLNSNTGAISGTPTVEGPYNFTIQARDSSTGSGPYTGSLLYSGNIAAPNIVISPSGNTLNANYAQAYSQTFAASGGTAPYTYSMSGVSIPGLSWNAATATLSGTPTQPGNYSITITATDHTGGTGPTSFSQSYTLTVGTASISIAPLSLSNGSVGTAYPSTTLSASGGIAPYTYALAAGSSMPPGLTLSSSGTISGTPTSANSFTFSVVATDHDGATGTQTYSNVLIGAATITLTPSSPALPVAIAETAYSGPFSSSGGTAPYHYAITAGALPPGLTLSSTGVLSGTPTASGNYSVTIRSTDSSTGTGAPFFTSIAYTLTVNAPSITISPSTLAGAQVAAAYSQQLTASGGDGSYTFNVSAGSLPTGLSLSTSGLLSGTATAAGNYSFTVTAKDSLNFTGSQAYTINTLQPKPVTVNDTASTPANQAVTINVTSVDTGPITSIALGTPPTHGTAVVNGLAIVYTPTHDFYGTDTLTYTATGPGGTSAAATVTITVAPLAVPTVIAQNVTVLAGNNISINPTTGATGGPFTAVNIVKAPSSGTATVSGSTINYSTEVSASGQVAFTYTLSNAFGASQPATVTVTVNPRPMIAPQNISSIAGRSAQVNLTQGANGGPFTAATLVSLSPSSAGNARIVPISGGYQLDFTSSPTFSGAAVVTYTLSNMYATSAPGTVTITVAARPDPSKDPEVLGVLNAQADAAREFAQGQIGNFQQRLESLHGGGGDASGGFQNNLTFMSGDSNNAALSPQWLNNNSQNTPGNLNRRYMVDPQTPANPTTTSSSTLPDGYVLWSGGAVNFGSRDTTATANGFDFTTAGVSIGLDRRFSSSFATGVGIGYGHDDTDIGHNGSDDTADSYNVAWYASFSPSPSTFIDGLIGYQWLSFDSRRYVTADSNTVNGNRDGHQTFASVSAGYEYRSDTWLISPYGRLDVASARLDQYTEQGDAIYALSYGNELVKTTTASLGLRMNYVIKEDYGSVMPQLRIEYGHDFQGSSQATMTYADLLAGPIYRAQVDQLTQNHFMIGIGLNWELARQLTLRLEYENEINAGDQNDQSVLFNVQKKF
- a CDS encoding alkaline phosphatase family protein, whose protein sequence is MPTKFGRTRLKPFMLCALATGIVGIANAQTNQQLDNDARLTSAPNASAATNGQPGGIVTLYNPNNGQDASNRTRTPIKHVILLIGENRTFDHVFATYTPPAGQKVENLLSEGIVNADGTPGPNVAKAEQWQANQAGNYSNSPTHTSAYSNLPQMNTGSAPTQPYLASAAQAEAIEPALPSADYVELAEGGTGLPNDVVDTRFPATLANAPVSMHASISYNDYANSPVHRFFQMWQQLDCSVANATAKNPSGCRADLFPWVEVTMGAGNNGVTQPAGFTDESTGEGSTSMQFLNMAQGDAPYLKQLAEQYALSDNFHQSVMGGTGANHIMLGFGDAIYYADANGNPAVPPTNQIENPNSQSGTNNWWVQDGYSGGSYVNCADDTQPGVGAVRSYLKTLPYHTFRGTDCKPGAYYLVNNYNPGYLGTGEAAPLGADQYTVPPTKQQNLALLLTRHHVSWKYYGEGWASGTESGEAGTFCNICDPFLYSTQVMTNPTLRANNQDINNLYSDIQNGTLPAVAIAKPDGLLDGHPASSKLELYEGYVQKIVQMVQANPTLWNNTAIMITFDEGGGYYDSGYVQPIDFFGDGTRIPLLVVSKYSTGGRVVHTYFDHVSFDKFVEANWGINQTISGRSRDNLPNPIQFPNNPYVPVNAPAIGDLMDMFDFRRGWEANNGSVAATQN
- a CDS encoding multicopper oxidase family protein; amino-acid sequence: MTISRRGFLRGASGLIGVSAFADIWRQANAFTPPPMSMPMAQRTSAAMLAAPKVPLINPTSLARFVDPLPIPTIARVAGQRAHASYPGQQLPYYRMEMRAFKARLHRDVPPTPLWGYDGQFPGPTFETRRGEPLLIEWANALPTQHFLPIDHTIHGAGKDQPEVRAVTHVHGARVPADADGYPEDWYVPGRSALYHYPNGQDAATLWYHDHAMGITRLNIYAGLVGAFIVRDAEEQKLGLPSGDHDIPLILCDRLLAQDGQLYYPVSDDPSAPWVMQCNGNIPLCNGKIFPYFEVEPQRYRLRLINVANTSFFDLTLSHDQAFMQIASDQGLLSKPLERARIELYPAERADVVVDFSSLAGKTVQLRHQSQGILEFRVRSSSQRDTSVLPAALRDVPRIDPASAVRHRVMTLNEIDDANGNAMQMLLDGKRWSDPISENPRQNSTETWSFVNLTGDAHPIHLHLVRFQLLDRRPFDLFAWNARRELIFTGPAQSPEPHEMGWKDTVRADPGMVTRIAMRFEGEPGRYVWHCHFLEHEDNEMMRPYEVLPAHS